One window from the genome of Corynebacterium sp. SCR221107 encodes:
- a CDS encoding VIT1/CCC1 transporter family protein — protein sequence MTTPQSPHGANAEPHQTEVGSKLNWLRAGVLGANDGIVSVAGLLTGVAATGAGGREILVAGSAALISGAVSMALGEYVSVSAQRDTEKMLVEKERWELENLPEEEHAELVQILMDKGMEKDTAEVAAVQMHEHNALRAHLQLELGMDEEDFTNPWVAAGASAVAFTIGALLPLIVSLIVPDGWRVAAVLVSALLALSVTGTISAKFSEANKTRSVIRLVVGGALAFGVTYVIGALLGTTVAA from the coding sequence ATGACCACACCACAATCACCGCATGGTGCCAACGCCGAGCCGCACCAAACTGAGGTCGGATCCAAGCTCAACTGGCTGCGGGCAGGCGTGCTCGGCGCCAACGACGGCATCGTTTCCGTGGCTGGTCTGCTCACGGGCGTCGCCGCCACGGGCGCAGGAGGGCGCGAGATTTTGGTCGCCGGTTCGGCCGCTTTGATCTCCGGTGCGGTGTCGATGGCACTCGGCGAGTACGTCTCCGTCTCCGCCCAGCGCGATACCGAGAAGATGCTGGTGGAAAAGGAGCGCTGGGAGCTCGAAAACCTCCCTGAGGAAGAACATGCCGAGCTGGTCCAGATTCTCATGGACAAAGGTATGGAAAAGGACACGGCCGAGGTCGCTGCCGTGCAGATGCATGAACACAACGCGTTGCGTGCCCACCTGCAGCTCGAGCTGGGCATGGATGAAGAAGACTTCACCAACCCCTGGGTTGCCGCAGGCGCCTCCGCGGTCGCGTTCACCATCGGTGCCCTGCTGCCGCTGATCGTCTCGCTCATCGTGCCCGATGGCTGGCGGGTTGCGGCCGTGCTCGTCTCGGCTTTGCTGGCGCTGTCGGTCACGGGAACGATCTCCGCGAAGTTTTCGGAAGCAAACAAGACCCGCTCGGTCATCCGCCTCGTCGTCGGCGGTGCCCTGGCGTTTGGCGTCACCTACGTCATTGGCGCGCTGTTGGGCACCACAGTGGCGGCCTAA
- a CDS encoding sterol carrier family protein, whose amino-acid sequence MPAVKKADPADTRRALAAVAAWAKDPERELKPPRSVLAEAVRLSVRTLGQTAPGNSVEVRVPPYAAVQCIEGPKHTRGTPPNVVECDPLTWLRLALGLETLADNPRVSSSGTRAKEVANWLPIIGYHNLITPA is encoded by the coding sequence ATGCCTGCTGTGAAAAAGGCCGATCCCGCCGACACTCGCCGAGCGCTCGCAGCCGTTGCCGCCTGGGCCAAAGACCCGGAACGCGAACTCAAACCCCCACGCAGCGTGCTTGCCGAGGCCGTCCGGCTCAGCGTGCGCACCCTTGGCCAGACCGCGCCGGGAAACTCGGTGGAGGTACGCGTGCCGCCCTATGCTGCCGTGCAATGCATCGAAGGCCCCAAGCACACCCGCGGTACCCCACCCAACGTTGTCGAATGTGATCCGCTTACCTGGTTGCGCCTAGCGCTGGGTTTGGAAACGCTCGCCGACAACCCGCGGGTATCTTCCTCTGGGACTCGGGCCAAAGAGGTGGCTAACTGGCTGCCGATTATTGGCTACCATAACCTTATAACCCCAGCTTAG
- a CDS encoding acyl-CoA thioesterase, whose product MVDSNLNNRSPELTLRFLAAPTDVLLAGSHGVGGGRVLEWIDKAAYGCAVQWSGTYCVTAYVGHIHFTRPIPSGHMVEVRSRIAMTGRSSMHIVNEVFSADPRDGVFTRACDCLVIFVAKDTETGRPVPVPKFVPSTDEERRLEAAAMSRIELRAAIEEEMAKQTYSGPSNAPRLITRFLAKPTDVNWGGKVHGGTAMEWIDEAAAACTQEWSGEHTVAVYAGGIRFYQPIQIGDLIEVDARMMRTDDRSMQMSVHVRSGNPRNGRTALTDAIHATISYIAVDIDGQPLPARQFEPITEEDIRLSGHAQTLRGLRAKYSPKPLIVNRLSQRVN is encoded by the coding sequence ATGGTTGACTCGAACTTGAATAATCGCTCCCCTGAACTTACCCTCCGCTTCCTCGCCGCCCCCACAGATGTCCTTTTGGCGGGCAGCCACGGTGTGGGCGGCGGTCGCGTTTTGGAGTGGATTGATAAGGCCGCCTACGGCTGCGCGGTGCAGTGGTCGGGCACATATTGCGTCACCGCCTACGTTGGCCATATTCATTTCACCCGCCCGATCCCCTCGGGGCACATGGTGGAGGTACGCTCCAGGATTGCGATGACGGGTCGGTCCTCCATGCACATCGTCAACGAGGTATTCTCGGCGGATCCGCGCGATGGCGTGTTCACCCGAGCCTGCGATTGCCTGGTTATTTTCGTTGCCAAGGATACTGAGACCGGTCGGCCGGTGCCGGTGCCTAAGTTTGTGCCGTCCACTGATGAGGAGCGTCGCCTAGAGGCCGCGGCAATGTCGCGCATTGAGTTGCGCGCGGCCATCGAGGAGGAAATGGCCAAGCAGACCTACTCAGGGCCGTCGAACGCGCCACGGCTGATTACCCGCTTCCTAGCCAAGCCGACGGACGTCAATTGGGGCGGCAAGGTGCACGGCGGCACCGCCATGGAATGGATCGACGAGGCCGCAGCGGCGTGTACGCAGGAGTGGTCCGGCGAGCACACGGTTGCGGTGTATGCGGGAGGGATTCGCTTCTATCAGCCGATTCAGATTGGTGATTTGATCGAGGTGGATGCGCGCATGATGCGTACCGACGATCGCAGCATGCAGATGTCGGTGCATGTGCGTTCCGGAAACCCCCGCAATGGGCGCACCGCGCTTACCGACGCCATCCACGCGACCATTTCCTACATCGCCGTCGACATCGACGGCCAGCCATTGCCGGCCCGCCAATTCGAGCCGATCACCGAGGAGGATATTCGCCTCTCCGGCCACGCGCAGACCCTGCGAGGCCTGCGCGCGAAGTATTCGCCCAAGCCCTTGATCGTCAATCGGCTCTCGCAGCGGGTGAATTAG